The sequence TAATTTAAACGGCGTAACATTGCATGAGAAGATAAGCAAGTTAGAGTCCAGAGACCCAGATATATACGGGAATTAACAATATGAGAAAAATAGCAATTCAAAGCACTAGGAAATGATAGCCTATTGGCAAGGTTGTAGCTCTACATCATCGCACACCCAAAAATTAAATTCCAAATAAATATCTAATTGTATAAATAAAGCTAAGAATTCTAGAAAAAACAGAGGTGAATATTTCTCCATTCTTGGGGTGACATGAAACCCAGTATCCTGAAAGGAAAGGATTGACAAATTCggctacattaaaatttaaaagttctaatGATGAAAGGCATCTTAGAGGTTAAAAAGATACAGACTATGATAGACGATTTGCAACGCATAGCACTCCTTATGTATTAAGAGCGGCAGTGGCAGCTGCCGTGAGGAAGAGTGAAGGGTCCAACTTTCCTCCTGACCTGAGAGGTTTTGGGCGCAGAGAGTCACGATGTCAGAGAAAACGCAGCCAGTAGACTTAGATCTCTGAAGGAGGACGAGTTCCCTGCGGAAGACAAGGCTGGTTTAGATGAAGATGCACATGTCTGGGAGGATAATTAGGATGATAACAATGTACAGGATGACTTCTCCAGTTATGAGCTGAACTAGAGAAACATGGTTATAAGATGGAGACCTCATGGC is a genomic window of Equus asinus isolate D_3611 breed Donkey chromosome 21, EquAss-T2T_v2, whole genome shotgun sequence containing:
- the LOC106838407 gene encoding LOW QUALITY PROTEIN: 26S proteasome complex subunit SEM1 (The sequence of the model RefSeq protein was modified relative to this genomic sequence to represent the inferred CDS: inserted 1 base in 1 codon; substituted 1 base at 1 genomic stop codon), which gives rise to MSEKTQPVDLDXLKEDEFPAEDKAGLDEDAHVWEDNXDDNNVQDDFSSYELN